A genome region from Thermodesulfatator atlanticus DSM 21156 includes the following:
- a CDS encoding SGNH/GDSL hydrolase family protein, translating to MVHKFLWLILLSLMLSACSSEAKFKPHQEGGVTIYYQTTFDQGKDGFYASKRAKITLVNDAISGKALQTICKEKWAGPAVELDIKGSKGLKIAFMAQGIGFKTARLNFFDEKARDNTTPYGYRFLPDYEWTPVLYYVDLFRYNSKSSGHVRKDTHFSTLRFWGPDPKGKNVALILDNFVVYRGKDTLPPGPIANLTLEASPVGIKLSWSPAQDNVFPMVYVISRAEGNGPFQKIAESYKPQYLDQDVKKGRRYRYRVLACDFENNLGPWSEVKSITFDFETPEILREITVYEKDRAHYAAHIRKVHESGRGRVEKGLVVLFGDSLTGPTLYPRLVAGALGIYRVKAYGFAGQTTGFGRRKIKEILAKERPEFIFIMFGTNNVRGKLRTVDVYEKWVDDLEAMVKEAEAQGTVAALATIPPRGFKDPLSLPEALFNEVLIERAHKLKIPVAYIFESIQQAGERRRFIWKDGVHWTPQGMELAAWTWRETMRQIEFALRDKP from the coding sequence ATGGTTCATAAATTTTTGTGGCTAATACTTTTATCGCTCATGCTCTCGGCCTGCTCTTCAGAGGCCAAGTTCAAACCCCACCAAGAAGGCGGGGTCACCATCTACTACCAGACGACTTTTGACCAGGGCAAAGACGGCTTTTACGCTTCCAAAAGGGCTAAAATAACCTTGGTAAATGATGCTATTTCCGGAAAGGCCCTGCAAACTATCTGCAAAGAAAAATGGGCAGGCCCTGCCGTAGAGCTTGACATCAAAGGCTCAAAAGGGCTTAAAATCGCCTTTATGGCCCAGGGCATTGGTTTTAAGACCGCAAGGCTCAACTTTTTCGACGAAAAGGCCCGGGATAACACCACCCCTTACGGTTACCGTTTTCTCCCTGACTACGAATGGACCCCGGTGCTCTATTACGTGGATCTTTTCCGCTACAATTCCAAAAGCTCTGGTCACGTAAGGAAAGACACCCATTTTAGCACCCTGCGCTTCTGGGGGCCTGATCCGAAAGGTAAAAACGTGGCCCTTATCCTTGATAATTTTGTGGTCTATCGTGGAAAAGACACTTTGCCCCCAGGGCCCATTGCCAACCTAACCTTAGAGGCCTCACCGGTGGGTATCAAGCTTAGCTGGAGCCCTGCCCAAGATAATGTTTTCCCCATGGTATATGTGATTTCTAGGGCCGAAGGAAACGGCCCTTTTCAAAAAATTGCCGAAAGCTACAAACCCCAATACCTGGACCAAGACGTAAAAAAGGGAAGGCGCTACCGTTACCGGGTCCTGGCCTGTGATTTTGAAAATAATCTTGGCCCCTGGTCTGAAGTAAAAAGCATAACTTTTGACTTTGAAACCCCTGAAATTTTACGTGAAATAACGGTTTATGAAAAAGACCGTGCACATTACGCGGCCCATATACGCAAAGTCCACGAATCAGGAAGGGGTCGGGTAGAAAAGGGCCTGGTGGTGCTTTTTGGTGATTCCCTTACCGGCCCCACCCTTTATCCCCGGCTTGTGGCTGGGGCCCTTGGGATTTACCGGGTCAAGGCCTATGGTTTTGCCGGGCAAACTACTGGCTTTGGACGCCGCAAGATCAAAGAAATATTGGCCAAAGAGAGGCCTGAGTTTATCTTTATCATGTTTGGCACCAATAACGTCCGTGGGAAGCTACGCACCGTTGACGTGTATGAAAAATGGGTAGATGACTTAGAAGCCATGGTAAAAGAGGCCGAAGCTCAGGGCACCGTAGCGGCTTTGGCCACCATCCCCCCTAGGGGGTTTAAGGATCCGCTTTCTCTTCCCGAAGCATTATTTAACGAAGTACTGATAGAAAGGGCCCATAAATTAAAAATCCCGGTGGCCTATATTTTCGAAAGTATCCAGCAGGCAGGAGAGAGAAGGCGCTTTATCTGGAAAGACGGAGTACACTGGACGCCGCAAGGCATGGAGCTTGCGGCCTGGACCTGGCGTGAAACTATGAGACAGATAGAATTTGCCCTAAGGGACAAGCCATGA